In the Solanum pennellii chromosome 5, SPENNV200 genome, one interval contains:
- the LOC107018647 gene encoding coiled-coil domain-containing protein 130-like, translated as MSSLAAARADNFYYPPEWSPKKGSLNKFRGQHALRERARKIDQGILIIRFEMPFNIWCGGCESMIAKGVRFNAEKKQVGNYYSTKIWSFSMKSACCKHEIVIQTDPKNCAYVIISGAQKKTEDYDAEDAETLVLPVDEDKSKLVDPFYRLEHQEEDLKKKKKAEPLLVRLQRVSDTRHSDDYAMNKALRATLRGQKKRVAEEEAAAKKVGLGIRLLPPSTEDAATAASVKFAHKFDKNRRDKRAMIYSGSIFGSSGSSKHSELESKRRKINASAASKLLVGGFKPSSWSEATVPSKKRRV; from the exons ATG TCTTCACTTGCAGCTGCTAGGGCAGACAACTTTTACTATCCTCCAGAATGGTCTCCCAAGAAG GGTTCACTGAACAAGTTCCGTGGTCAACATGCTCTCCGAGAGAGAGCAAGAAAGATAGACCAGGGCATTTTAATTATAAG GTTTGAGATGCCATTTAATATCTGGTGTGGGGGATGTGAGTCGATGATTGCCAAGGGTGTGAGGTTCAATGCTGAGAAAAAGCAAGTAGGGAATTATTACTCCACAAAG ATATGGAGCTTTTCGATGAAATCTGCATGCTGCAAGCATGAGATTGTCATTCAAACAGATCCAAAAAACTGTGCTTATGTTATTATTAGTGGAGCTCAAAAGAAGACTGAAGACTATGATGCTGAAGATGCTGAAACCTTGGTACTCCCAGTAGATGAAG ATAAAAGTAAGTTGGTGGATCCTTTTTATCGCCTTGAGCACCAGGAGGaggacttgaagaagaagaaaaaagctGAGCCTTTACTTGTTCGTCTTCAGCGAGTATCTGATACTAGACATTCAGATGATTATGCGATGAACAAGGCTCTACGAGCCACACTTAgg GGTCAGAAGAAAAGAGTTGCCGAAGAAGAGGCTGCTGCTAAGAAAGTAGGACTTGGTATTAGGCTATTACCACCTTCTACAGAAGATGCTGCAACTGCTGCAAGTGTTAAATTTGCTCATAAGTTCGATAAGAACAGAAGAGATAAACGAGCCATGATTTACTCTGGTTCAATCTTTGGATCGTCTGGCTCTTCTAAACATTCAGAGCTGGAATCtaagaggagaaaaataaacGCTTCTGCTGCATCAAAGCTGTTGGTTGGAGGATTTAAGCCCTCGTCATGGTCTGAAGCTACTGTTCCATCTAAGAAACGGAGAGTTTAA